A single window of Nocardia sp. NBC_01327 DNA harbors:
- a CDS encoding ABC transporter permease has protein sequence MGVLAAERIKLTSTRSPWWCSAIIVALGLGFAALIAAVNRNPKADSPPLSVTNVVGGVSGFGVLVLMILASLAVTSEYRFGTIKSTFLATPKRDKVLTTKALMIGVYGAVLIGVLTLLAFGLAKIITGSSGGSALELSTSANARAIYGPAIYAFLAVLLAVGIGVLVRQTAAAISLIILWPTVIESLLSAFGSFGRNVGAFMPFANASHFYSVSDGGSTDWHWGPWGSLVYFAAFVAIIFGAALFMVNKRDA, from the coding sequence ATGGGCGTGCTCGCAGCGGAACGTATCAAGCTCACCTCGACCCGGTCGCCGTGGTGGTGCTCGGCCATTATCGTGGCGCTGGGTCTCGGCTTCGCCGCCCTGATCGCGGCGGTCAATCGCAATCCGAAGGCCGATTCGCCGCCGCTGAGCGTGACGAACGTCGTCGGCGGCGTGAGCGGCTTCGGCGTGCTGGTGCTGATGATCCTGGCGTCGCTGGCGGTGACCAGTGAATACCGTTTCGGCACCATCAAATCCACCTTCCTGGCCACCCCGAAGCGCGACAAGGTGCTCACCACCAAGGCGCTCATGATCGGCGTGTACGGCGCGGTGCTCATCGGGGTGCTGACCCTGCTGGCCTTCGGCCTGGCCAAGATCATCACCGGTTCCAGCGGCGGTTCCGCGCTGGAACTGTCGACCTCGGCCAATGCGCGGGCGATCTACGGCCCGGCCATCTACGCCTTCCTCGCCGTGCTGCTCGCGGTCGGCATCGGCGTACTGGTGCGGCAGACGGCCGCCGCCATTTCGCTGATCATCCTGTGGCCCACCGTGATCGAGTCGCTGTTGAGCGCCTTCGGTAGCTTCGGCCGGAATGTGGGCGCGTTCATGCCCTTCGCCAACGCCTCGCACTTCTACTCGGTGTCCGACGGCGGCAGTACCGATTGGCACTGGGGCCCGTGGGGGAGCCTGGTGTACTTCGCGGCCTTCGTCGCGATCATTTTCGGCGCGGCTCTGTTCATGGTGAACAAGCGCGACGCATAG
- a CDS encoding ABC transporter ATP-binding protein, translating to MIELRGLTKHYGQTVAVSDLTFTVRPGLVTGFLGPNGAGKSTTMRMILGLDEPTSGTALVNGKPYRALKRPLEEVGALLDAKWVHPNRSARAHLRWMAASNDIPASRVEEVLRLVGLSEVANRNAGGFSLGMSQRLGLAGALLGDPKVLLFDEPVNGLDPEGILWIRRFMQRLASEGRTVLVSSHLLSEMAQTAEQLIVIGRGKLMVDVSTKDFIERASEHSVRVRSPQLDQLRSVLTSGGMTVREEGADAAGAALIVTGVTSDAVGKLAGANDITLYELSPQRASLEEAFMRMTGSAVEYHGEGFDQVMGGAL from the coding sequence ATGATCGAACTGAGGGGCCTGACCAAACACTACGGGCAGACCGTCGCGGTGTCGGATCTGACGTTCACCGTGCGTCCGGGACTGGTGACCGGCTTTCTCGGCCCGAACGGGGCGGGCAAGTCGACCACCATGCGGATGATTCTGGGGTTGGACGAACCGACGTCCGGTACGGCGCTCGTCAACGGTAAGCCGTATCGAGCTCTGAAGCGCCCGCTGGAAGAGGTCGGCGCGCTGCTCGATGCCAAGTGGGTGCATCCGAACCGTTCGGCGCGTGCGCATCTGCGCTGGATGGCGGCATCCAATGACATTCCGGCCTCCCGGGTGGAGGAGGTGCTGCGGCTGGTCGGCCTCTCGGAGGTCGCCAATCGCAATGCGGGCGGTTTCTCGCTCGGCATGTCGCAGCGACTCGGCCTGGCCGGCGCACTGCTCGGGGATCCGAAGGTGCTGCTGTTCGACGAGCCGGTGAACGGCCTGGATCCCGAAGGCATTCTGTGGATTCGGCGTTTCATGCAGCGGCTCGCGAGCGAGGGCCGCACCGTGCTGGTGTCGAGCCATCTGCTGTCCGAAATGGCGCAGACCGCCGAACAGCTCATCGTGATCGGCCGCGGCAAGCTCATGGTCGACGTCTCCACCAAGGATTTCATCGAGCGCGCCTCGGAACACTCTGTGCGCGTGCGTAGTCCGCAGCTGGATCAGTTGCGCAGCGTGCTCACCTCGGGCGGTATGACGGTGCGCGAGGAGGGTGCGGACGCCGCCGGCGCCGCCCTGATCGTCACCGGCGTCACCTCCGACGCGGTCGGAAAACTGGCCGGCGCCAACGACATCACGCTCTACGAGCTGTCGCCGCAGCGCGCCTCGCTGGAGGAGGCGTTCATGCGGATGACAGGCAGCGCGGTGGAATACCACGGCGAAGGTTTCGACCAGGTGATGGGAGGGGCGCTCTGA